Sequence from the Macadamia integrifolia cultivar HAES 741 unplaced genomic scaffold, SCU_Mint_v3 scaffold3507, whole genome shotgun sequence genome:
CGACGAGGGATATGGTGAGAACCAGTGTCCTATCAACTAAGTGGAGACACAAATGGATTTCAGTTCCACATCTCTTCTTCAATGATGAATGTATACCAGTTTCTAATGGTTCGGTTGGTCATGATAAACTTGTGAAAATTATCAATCATGTTCTTCTACTTCATAGAGATCCAATTCTAACATTCAAAATCTCTAGTTCATGGTTGCAAACCTGTTCAGAGATAGATAGTTGGATTCTTTACCTCTCATTAAATTCTTCAACTTTGACCGAATTTAAACTTAAGATTTCTAAATCTGTGCGTCATAGTGTTCTTCCATGTTTATTCTCATTTAGAAAACTGATTCATCTAACCCTAGTTGGTTGTATAATTGTAACTCCTATGAGGATTGATGGCTTTAGTTGTCTCACAAGTCTGGTTTTTCAGAAAGTCACACTCTCTGGTGCGACATTGAAATGTTTGGTTTCTTCCTGTCGTCAACTAGAAAGGTTGACATTGATTGATATGGATGGTCCTACTTATATTGAACTTAGCAATCCAAAACTCAAGTACTTGCAAATCTCTGGAAGATTTATTGGTATGTGCCTTAAAGATTTAAGACATTTAGTTTATGCATGCTTTAATGCGACAACTCCGGCTCTTCTTGGCCAACGGAGAACCTGCAATTTTAGCAACATTCTTGGCTCTCTAGTCAGTATTGAAAAGCTTGTCATGGGAGGCTGGTTTATGCAGGTAATAGAACCTTGTGATTTTTCATATTTACTCAACAATTGGCACGAATCTATatcaggttcacgtatgagATTGCTGTTGTACGTGCCTAGTTCGAACACTTAAAATCCATTGACTCACTCATTATTTAATGGATTTTACATGTTCAAATTAGGGGCGTACAAGAACAATCtcatatgtgaacctgatcctACCTCCGCAATCTTATATGTTTACTTCTGCTTGCATTTTATTACAGTCCTTGGTTGTTGGTGATGTGGGGACTAGGCTTCCATCTACTTATGATCATTTGAAGAGCCTTTCCTTCCCATTAAACGCGGAGGATATGAAAGAGATTTTAGTTGCTATATGTTTACTTAATAGCTCCCCTAATTTGCAAGAGCTTGAAATCTTGGTAACTTACTTGTAGCATCATCCTATTGTTATTTGTCTTCCTATGGTTCTTTGCTctcattggattttttttattttacagcTTTGGCATGAAAGGGGCAATGGGATTGTTACCATCATGGATGTGCTAGAAGCTGAGGATCAATTGGAGTGTACATTCAACAAACTCCGGATTGTTAATATTTCTACACTCTTTGGCATGGAAATTGAATTGGTACTCGTTAAATTTATCCTTGCCAATTCTCCAGTACTTGAGACAATGAATATCAGTTCTGCAAAAAACGGCATTGAAGTAGTGACTTTTTTGAAAGTGTTGCTTCAATTCAAAAGAGCTTCACCACAAGCAAAAATTGTGTACTTGGATCCTGAAACCTGATAAAAGTGATCCAAGTTGATGATCACTtgagtgtgtgtatgtgtgtgtgtgtcgtcaaatatatatgtggatgaAAATTCATGTTGCCAATCAAAACTAGTAACTATGGCTTGATTTTTCGTTGTATGTTTTGCTAGAAATTTTGCAATTGCTTTCGAAATCAACTAAGAATAAAACCTTCACAAACTGTAGTTTTCTAAATGGAATGCGACAAACCTTCTCACCACACCAAGTGACTCTTATAATGGTCTTCACACAATGCAACAACActtcaaaagaaagaataagGTAGCCTTTGAAATaagatacaaaaaaaaaaaaaatcatcggACTTCCAACATAAACTTCTGGCATTGAGTAGAAAAATTGATTTATACAGGTGGAGTGGGTCAGGACCAATTCGGATCATTTACCAATCTGATTCTCGATTTTAAAAACATTGATAAGGCTGTTTCGAAATCATTTACAATAACTGAAattttttcatgaataaaaaattcatttgataacgctaatttttaaaaaataaaattctcccttttttttgtttttgcaagGCTTCatcaatttgagagagagaggcatgtgGCGTGAGAACATGGAAGGACGAGTGGGGCTGGAGAGAGAAGTGGTGGGGCAAAATTTACTAGATACGGAAAAACACGTGTTTAATTTGGCATCCCTTAATAAATGTGTCTTTTTTCGcatctgatgtttttgatgttttacacgtaaaaaaaaaattttttaaatcaacaactaagcattcaaatatatatttaccaaaaaaaaaagagtcaaatatgaaaaaatatgtGGACTTACTAACTATTTCTGCAACCCTGGTAGCAATTaaattttattcctattttgttcCTATTTCAGTCTTTGAGATGATAtagatttcattttttcataattagatgagaaaatcataccaaagaccTAAATTTTAGTTTAGAACTACgtcaaatatgaaatagaaaCAACgttaaacttttttttctcttattcaaaagaaaaaaaaattaagactaaagaagaagatgaataacAATGTTTTGAGGATTACAAACAAACAGACGATTTGTTGATCGAAGTTTGGTGGGCTAATATGGCCAAAAGAACCACCACCTCATTTGTGGGCCTAAGACAAAAAGACAAGTTTTGTAAAATATTatacacataaaaaaataaaggctaCGCTCAAAGGCCGTGAGATGGATGTTGGGTCAAAATGTAAACGCTATAAATCTTCAAAGTTGCTCTATACTTCCTTGATGTTCCATCCCTTCAATTTATCCTGTTGTACCCCAAGTTGGAGACCCCATGTGCCTGGTTCAACAGAATTTCCTATTATCAAGTAGTTAGTTATGAGTAAGagacattttttctttaaataagaaacaaaatccCAATGACACATATTAAGACAAGGGTTTGAAACAATGGCTCAAATCATTATGATAAAAACTTGAGTTTGGTATATTAACCAGCAGAGCTTCAGTTGTGAAAGGGTTACCTGTTGAGGAATCAATTCCTGTCCACCACAGGGCAGGAGAAAGGATTTTATATATGGATTTGGTTTTTGTCTTTTGACAATTGTGTTATTCCTATGAGACTttataaaataacaaataataagGAAGGGTGATCCCTTATTTTAGTctcacaaaaatatatatatatatatatatcaagcaATAAACGTTTACAGTGAGACACCAAAcaatgggttgaaatcgtctgcaatttcgatctcgtacaatttcgtgcaataccaccttcagggggtgacacgtgtattgataccaatacaatggtccagatctggtacaactaataaaatattaaatcagtgaagaggcatttaaatcatatCTGGACCAtagcattggtatcaatacacgtgtcaccccctaaaggtggtatttcacgaaattgtacgagatcggaattgcagacgatttttttccaccaAACAATTTTTGTCAATTTACTATGGAGACCACACACATTCCAATGAATGATTTCTAAAGATCCAGCCATCATAGAAGTAcataaaaaacaaaggaaacaagCGCATCAATAAGAAGCAAAATAATACCTAGGAACAAAGCGACGGCGTAGATAACGAGATTCAAGATTGAACGAAGCTAAGCATAAACCAGAAGGCACACAGAAGAAAACAGATAGGTATATAGAGAAAGATGAAAAGAGGCATGATACAGCTACTAGGTCCGGATTTGTCTGCTCTTCCCACCCTCCGTGGATCGCCTCATCCTCAACTGCAATAAGATGGAAACTGGTAGCGCTATGAGGAGTAATCTCCGACT
This genomic interval carries:
- the LOC122068178 gene encoding F-box/FBD/LRR-repeat protein At1g13570-like, with the translated sequence MEMDSCSTLDMLNNLPESILENIFSRLPTRDMVRTSVLSTKWRHKWISVPHLFFNDECIPVSNGSVGHDKLVKIINHVLLLHRDPILTFKISSSWLQTCSEIDSWILYLSLNSSTLTEFKLKISKSVRHSVLPCLFSFRKLIHLTLVGCIIVTPMRIDGFSCLTSLVFQKVTLSGATLKCLVSSCRQLERLTLIDMDGPTYIELSNPKLKYLQISGRFIGMCLKDLRHLVYACFNATTPALLGQRRTCNFSNILGSLVSIEKLVMGGWFMQSLVVGDVGTRLPSTYDHLKSLSFPLNAEDMKEILVAICLLNSSPNLQELEILLWHERGNGIVTIMDVLEAEDQLECTFNKLRIVNISTLFGMEIELVLVKFILANSPVLETMNISSAKNGIEVVTFLKVLLQFKRASPQAKIVYLDPET